The window GAAGGGCCTCTTATCCGGTTCAAACAGCAGGGGCCTGAAATGGTGCAGTTGGTGTTGGAGGGAGTCGAATAGTTTACTTAAAAGTGGGTTGGACAAAATGTTGACAAAGATCACCCTTGGTGGGAATGCATCGAACCCATTCAATTCAATAGGGAATGCCTGGTGCGGGGCAACAATTTTATCCATGGTAGCAGTAAGGGTTTCTTCCTCCCTTTCATCCATTTTGAAGGGTGGTACCAGGGTGATATGTGCCGGTGATTTCAGGGCCACTTTACAACCATAAGTTTCAAGCATGTACTGTTTGAAACCACCCACACTGGTTTCCACCGGTTCCGGTGCGACCATGGCAATGAAATATAATTGGGTTCCCGACATCTTCCCTAAAGTTATCATTCCTTATTATGGCAAAAAAATAACCGGCCTCGGCCGGTTATTCGATCAGATCTTGGCAAATGCCCATTTCCACAATTCTTTCCAGGTAGGCTTCTTGCCATACATCAATATGCCTACCCTATAGATCCTTGCGGCCAGCCAGGCAGTAAAGATGAAACCAAGGATCAGGAGCACAAAGGATAATGCCAGTTGCCATGCCGGTACACCGTAGGGAAGCCTTGCCATCATGACGATGGGTGAGGATAAGGGGAAAAGACTGCCAAACAAGGCCAGTGCCCCATCTGGTTTGTTGATGGCCTGCGTCATGATCACGAAGGAAAAAATGATCGGCATGGTGATGGGGAGCATCAGGGATTGGGCATCTTGAGGGTCTTCGTTAACTGCACTACCCACCGCTGCAAAGAGGGAAGAATAGAGCAGGTAGCCACCAAGGAAATAAAAGAAGAAACAAAAGACGATCAGCCCGATATTCACGGAGTTGAGGTTTTGCATGACCTGCCTGATCATTTCCACCTGCTTGGTATTGCCATTCATATTCGGGAGATCATTGGAATGCTGGGCGGCTACTTCCATGGCTCCGGGGAAGAATACCGGCACCAATGCCTGCAGTGCAAAGATCAGGACACCCCAGATCAGGAATTGGACCAGCCCTACCGCGCCGATACCAATGATCTTTCCCAGCATGAGTTGGAATGGTTTTACACTGCTTACCATTACCTCCGCGATGCGGTTGGTCTTTTCTTCCATTACACCGCGCATCACCATGGACCCGTAAATGAAGAGGACCATATAGATGAGGATGCCGCAAATGAATCCTAATGCATAGGCAAATCCTGTGCTGCCACTCTTCTCCCCGCCCTTGGCCACTTTCAGGTTGACGGATGATTTGGCGCTGTCTACCTGGGCCAGGGTAACCCCTGGTGCAAGCAGGTTCTTCAGCCTGTTCTTTTCAAAAGCAGCATTGATCCTTCGTTCTATCTTTTCCTTGGTCATGAGGCCCACGTTGGAATTGCTGGCATAGACCAATGTGTCCCCTTTCTCTGCATTGTAATTGGCCGGGATGATGATATAGCCATCGAATTTCTTTTCATTGAGTTGTTGTTGCAATGCAGCTGCATCGGCCTGGTCAACCTGGATAAAGTTCAGTGAAGGGTCGCTCTGCAGTTTGTTGCTGATCTGTTGACCCTGGTCGGCGATCGCGATCTTCAGGTTATCCTCGCTCTTGACACTGAAATAAATGATAAGGGCGTAGAATCCAAAAATGAATAGGGGGAGTAATATCGTAGAGAGCAGGAATGTTTTTTTCTGCACCCTGGAAAGAAATTCCCTTTGTATGATGATCAATATCTTGTTCATGGTCTGTAATTGGCTTAATGGTTAGTTGGCAAGAAACTGGCGGGTAGTGGCAGTGCTATCATTCACCAGCCTGATAAAGATGTCGTTCAATGAGGGGAGCACTTCCTGGAATCCCCTGATACCATGCCCTTCGCCAATAAGTTGGGAAAGGACATCATTGGTGGACTGTCCATCTTTCAGTTTGATCATTGCCTCATTGCCTTTCTGGCGGATAAGTTCAAAGCCGGAGGAGGTATGCAGGGCTGTCTCCTTGTCAAAGCTCAGTTTGAAAATATTCTCCTTGAATTGCTGCTTCACACCGTCTACATTGCCATCTAGGATCTTCTTCCCTTTGTTCACCAGGATGATATGGTCACAGATCTCTTCCACCTGCTCCATCCGGTGCGTGCTGAAGATGATCGTGCACCCCCGCTTGGCCAATTGGTAGATCTCATCCTTGATGAGGTTGGCATTCACGGGGTCCAGCCCGCTAAAGGGTTCGTCCAGGATGATGAGTTTGGGTTCATGCAGGACCGTGGTCACGAATTGCAGTTTCTGGCCCATGCCCTTGCTCAGGTCTTCCACCTTTTTGCTCCACCAGCTTTGCATGTCAAACTTGATGAACCATTCCTTTACTTTTTCCAGTGCCTCGGCCTTGGATAATCCTTTCAGTTGTGCAAGGTAGAGGGCATGTTCACCGATCTTCATCTTTTTGTACAATCCCCTTTCCTCAGGCATGTAGCCAATGCGTACAATGTCGTTGGCAGGATCGAAGGGTTTGCCATCAAAAATGATCTCTCCCTCATCGGGAAGAAAAATGCCGGTGATCATGCGCAGCAAAGTGGTCTTGCCTGCACCGTTGGGACCAAGCAGTCCGAATATGCTGCCGGGCTGGATGGAAAAGCTGATATCATCCACCGCTTTCTGGGTAGCGTAATACTTTCTGAGATTCCTGACATCCAATAAGGCCATAAGGTTGATTTGATTCAAAAATAAGTGCAATGGAATTCCCCTGCCCAAAATCACGATGACTGGGTAGTTTCCTTATTGGTCGCCGTCAATGGCTGTTTATTACAAAGGGATCAGAATTCTTTTCCGGTAAGTGCGGTAATGATGGCACGGGCAACTTTTTCCCCGTCCATAGCTGCACTAATGATGCCGCCTGCATAGCCTGCACCTTCGCCAGCGGGATAAAGCCCTTTCACCTGTGGGTGCTCCAGCCGGTGGGGGTCCCTGGGAATGCGGACAGGGGAGGATGTCCTCGATTCCGTGGCTACCACAACAGCATCCTGGGTATAATAGCCCCGCATCTTTTTGCCGAATTCTTTGAAAGCTTCTGCCAGGTTGGTGTAAACGAATCCAGGAAGTACATCCCACAGGGCAGCGCCATTAATGCCGGGCAGGTATGAGCAATCGGGCAGGGAAGTGCTCACCTTCCTGTTGGCAAAATCTGTCATCCTGAGGGCCGGGGCTACCAATTTTCCCCCGCCAGCTTCGAAGGCCTTCCTTTCCACTGCCTCCTGGAAAAACATTCCGGAAAGGGGTGTTCCCATTAACTCACGGGAAAGCATAGCCGATTCGGAGCCTACCGGGATCTCAACCACCATGCCTGAATTGGCAAAGGGATTATTTCTTTTGGAAGGACTCCAGCCATTCACCACCAATTCGCCCGGGTTGGTCGAAGCAGGGGCGATGATGCCTCCGGGGCACATGCAAAAGGAGAAGACGCCACTTCCATTTACCTGTTGCACCAGGCTGTAAGAAGCAGGCGGCAGGTATTCACCCCTGGCAGGACAATGGTATTGGATACTATCGATCAGTTCCTGGGGATGTTCTATACGAACGCCCAGCGCAAAGGGTTTGGCTTCGATAAGGATCTGATGGTCATGCAGGAGGGTAAAGATATCCCGGGCCGAATGGCCGGTGGCAAGGATCACTGCATCTGCATGGAATCGGTCGCCCTTTGCCGTTATGACCCCATTGATGGTGCCATCAGCGACCTGGAAGCCGGTCACTTTTTGTTCGAACAGGAAATCACCACCTGCCTCCTGGATCTGTTCACGGATAGCGGTGATGATATGGGGGAGTTTATTGGTGCCAATATGCGGGTGGGCTTCATAAAGGATACGTTCATCGGCCCCAAACCGCACCAAAAGGTGGAGGATACGGTCGATGCTACCCCTTTTGTTACTGCGTGTATACAACTTGCCGTCACTATAAGTGCCTGCTCCGCCTTCGCCGAAACAGTAATTGCTTTCCGGGTTGACCACACCTTCCTTGTTCAGGGCTGCCAGGTCGCGCCTCCTCGCCCGCACATCCTTACCCCTTTCCAGGATAATGGGTTTTACGCCCATCTCTATAAGTTGCAGGGCGGCGAAAAGGCCGCAGGGACCGGCACCAATGATGATCACCTTTTGGCTGGCCTTGCTTACATCATTAAAATGGATGCCGGGAATGGTCCTTTCCACGAAGGGCTCGCCTATGAATGCGTCCAGTGTCAGGTTGATCCGCACATTCCTCCCTCTTGCGTCAATGGATTTTTTCAGGATATGGAACCCCGTTACCTCTTCCGGCCTTCGGGAGCTGGCGCTGGCAATATATTGCTTGATGGACTGGTGGTCTGCGGCTTCAGCCGGGCTCACCTGTAGACTGATGACTTGCTTCATGGTTAGGTAGTTATCCTAAAAGATTGGGCAAAGATAGGAAGGAGGGAGGAAGTGGCCCGCCTTCGCTGAAGCTTCGGCGGGCGAGGTGA is drawn from Flavihumibacter rivuli and contains these coding sequences:
- a CDS encoding ABC transporter ATP-binding protein; the protein is MALLDVRNLRKYYATQKAVDDISFSIQPGSIFGLLGPNGAGKTTLLRMITGIFLPDEGEIIFDGKPFDPANDIVRIGYMPEERGLYKKMKIGEHALYLAQLKGLSKAEALEKVKEWFIKFDMQSWWSKKVEDLSKGMGQKLQFVTTVLHEPKLIILDEPFSGLDPVNANLIKDEIYQLAKRGCTIIFSTHRMEQVEEICDHIILVNKGKKILDGNVDGVKQQFKENIFKLSFDKETALHTSSGFELIRQKGNEAMIKLKDGQSTNDVLSQLIGEGHGIRGFQEVLPSLNDIFIRLVNDSTATTRQFLAN
- a CDS encoding ABC transporter permease, translated to MNKILIIIQREFLSRVQKKTFLLSTILLPLFIFGFYALIIYFSVKSEDNLKIAIADQGQQISNKLQSDPSLNFIQVDQADAAALQQQLNEKKFDGYIIIPANYNAEKGDTLVYASNSNVGLMTKEKIERRINAAFEKNRLKNLLAPGVTLAQVDSAKSSVNLKVAKGGEKSGSTGFAYALGFICGILIYMVLFIYGSMVMRGVMEEKTNRIAEVMVSSVKPFQLMLGKIIGIGAVGLVQFLIWGVLIFALQALVPVFFPGAMEVAAQHSNDLPNMNGNTKQVEMIRQVMQNLNSVNIGLIVFCFFFYFLGGYLLYSSLFAAVGSAVNEDPQDAQSLMLPITMPIIFSFVIMTQAINKPDGALALFGSLFPLSSPIVMMARLPYGVPAWQLALSFVLLILGFIFTAWLAARIYRVGILMYGKKPTWKELWKWAFAKI
- a CDS encoding 2'-5' RNA ligase family protein; translated protein: MSGTQLYFIAMVAPEPVETSVGGFKQYMLETYGCKVALKSPAHITLVPPFKMDEREEETLTATMDKIVAPHQAFPIELNGFDAFPPRVIFVNILSNPLLSKLFDSLQHQLHHFRPLLFEPDKRPFHPHMTIANRDIPHRRFNEALAYFHSMGYQSNWQAETVSLLKYSPGKWRVIHESPLAG
- a CDS encoding NAD(P)/FAD-dependent oxidoreductase, yielding MKQVISLQVSPAEAADHQSIKQYIASASSRRPEEVTGFHILKKSIDARGRNVRINLTLDAFIGEPFVERTIPGIHFNDVSKASQKVIIIGAGPCGLFAALQLIEMGVKPIILERGKDVRARRRDLAALNKEGVVNPESNYCFGEGGAGTYSDGKLYTRSNKRGSIDRILHLLVRFGADERILYEAHPHIGTNKLPHIITAIREQIQEAGGDFLFEQKVTGFQVADGTINGVITAKGDRFHADAVILATGHSARDIFTLLHDHQILIEAKPFALGVRIEHPQELIDSIQYHCPARGEYLPPASYSLVQQVNGSGVFSFCMCPGGIIAPASTNPGELVVNGWSPSKRNNPFANSGMVVEIPVGSESAMLSRELMGTPLSGMFFQEAVERKAFEAGGGKLVAPALRMTDFANRKVSTSLPDCSYLPGINGAALWDVLPGFVYTNLAEAFKEFGKKMRGYYTQDAVVVATESRTSSPVRIPRDPHRLEHPQVKGLYPAGEGAGYAGGIISAAMDGEKVARAIITALTGKEF